In the genome of Bacteroidales bacterium, the window TGGTAGAGTAGTTCTGTTAGCATTTTTCCTGACTGTGAAGCAAATATACTTATTTTTTAAAACGCCATTTACTGATTAATATTCTTTGTAAAAAGAAAAATTTAGGCAAAAAAAATGCTGTTTGAAATCAAACAGCATCTTTTAAAATATTTTTACAACTTATTTGGCAGTATAAAAGCCAGCTTCTTTTGCATCTTTTAAAGCAATTGAGATACCTTTTTTGCTTATTATACGCATACCTTTAGCAGATACTTTTAAAGTTATAAATCTATCCTCTTCCGGGATAAAAAATTTCTTTGTATGTAGATTAGGATAAAACTTTCTTCTAGTTTTAGCGTGAGAGTGAGAAACATTGTTTCCTGATATCACCTTTTTTCCTGTTATTTCGCAAATTCTTGACATCTTTCTTTAATTTAAATTCTTATTCCTGAAAAACGGACTGCAAAATACGTGATTATTTCTTGAAAAAACAACCCTTTTTTAAAATTATTTATGAAATTATCATGCCCTTATAATACATTTTATAATATATAGATACACAGCCCATTACGCTCTTATTATTAGCGATTTATTTTTTAATTCCCGTTGTTACAGCTCCTGTTTCATAATCTAGTTCTGAACCTCCCGTAGAATGTGGAATCATATATATACTGAGTAAGACAATAAAAGCTATTATTGGCCACAAACGGTTATTTTTGTTTTTGCGTAAAACAAAGAAAGCAATTAGCCAAAAGATAAAAGCAAAAAGAGTTTTATTATCTGTCCAGTCGCCACCAAAAGGCCAGCCTGTCCACAAATCTCCAAATGCATACAACTGAACTATTGGACCTAAAATCATACCACCAATACCAAGAGTAATTAGTGTAATAGTAGTGTATAAGTATGTTCGTTTTCCGTTTACTAATGCTTCAATACCTGTACGAGTAGAATAAAGCATAGCCAAAAACATTAATATTACATGAGGAACAA includes:
- a CDS encoding 50S ribosomal protein L28, yielding MSRICEITGKKVISGNNVSHSHAKTRRKFYPNLHTKKFFIPEEDRFITLKVSAKGMRIISKKGISIALKDAKEAGFYTAK